From Pseudomonas sp. LS1212, the proteins below share one genomic window:
- the rsfS gene encoding ribosome silencing factor: MKNQVMKGEELVKVAVAALEDVKAQDVLVIDVRDKQSITDYMIIATGTSNRQINAMLEKVREMVKAQGAKPLGEEGKGDSDWVLLDLDDVIVHMMTASARQFYDLERLWKGAEQSRAADGKHHSPEVTHEHFTKLNKDQE, from the coding sequence ATGAAGAACCAAGTAATGAAAGGCGAAGAACTGGTCAAAGTGGCAGTCGCCGCTCTCGAAGACGTCAAAGCCCAGGACGTCCTGGTGATCGATGTTCGCGACAAGCAGAGCATCACCGATTACATGATCATCGCCACCGGTACCTCCAACCGCCAGATCAACGCGATGCTCGAAAAAGTTCGCGAAATGGTCAAGGCCCAGGGCGCCAAGCCGCTGGGTGAAGAAGGCAAGGGCGACAGCGATTGGGTTCTGCTGGACCTGGACGACGTCATCGTGCACATGATGACTGCCTCCGCTCGTCAGTTCTACGACCTCGAGCGTCTGTGGAAAGGTGCCGAGCAAAGCCGTGCCGCCGACGGCAAGCATCACAGCCCCGAGGTCACCCATGAGCATTTCACCAAGCTCAACAAAGACCAGGAATAA
- a CDS encoding LON peptidase substrate-binding domain-containing protein — MTLPLFPLNTVLFPGCILDLQIFEARYLDMIGRCMKQGAGFGVVCLLDGEEVGRAPEGYALIGCEALIRDFQQQDNGLLGIRVEGGRRFRVESTEVQRDQLILAEVQWLPDFPEAPLQEEDADLVALLNALAEHPMVAALNMGTRATGQQSLANQLAYLLPFSELDKIDLLTLDDPQQRLDAIQALLDDLQGELFA, encoded by the coding sequence ATGACGTTGCCGCTGTTTCCGCTCAATACCGTCCTGTTTCCGGGCTGCATCCTCGACTTGCAGATATTCGAGGCGCGTTACCTGGACATGATTGGCCGCTGCATGAAGCAAGGCGCAGGCTTCGGCGTGGTCTGCCTCCTCGATGGCGAAGAGGTTGGGCGAGCTCCCGAAGGTTATGCCCTGATCGGCTGTGAAGCGTTGATTCGGGATTTCCAGCAGCAGGATAACGGCTTGCTCGGCATTCGCGTGGAGGGCGGGCGGCGTTTTCGCGTGGAAAGTACCGAGGTCCAGCGCGACCAGTTGATTCTGGCAGAAGTCCAATGGCTGCCGGATTTCCCTGAAGCGCCGTTGCAGGAGGAGGACGCCGACCTGGTCGCATTGCTCAATGCGTTGGCCGAGCACCCGATGGTAGCGGCACTGAATATGGGTACCAGGGCGACCGGGCAACAGTCGCTGGCCAATCAGCTGGCTTACCTGTTGCCATTCTCGGAGCTGGACAAGATCGATCTGCTGACGCTCGACGATCCGCAACAACGCCTGGATGCCATTCAGGCGTTGCTCGATGATCTGCAGGGCGAACTGTTCGCTTAG
- a CDS encoding bifunctional DedA family/phosphatase PAP2 family protein, which yields MGQWLDSMTGWLTANPQWLGLAVFLVACIECLAIAGIIVPGTVLLFAIAVLAGSGALTLGETLLLGYVGGMLGDAVSYFLGRRFHQNIRRLPLLRHHPEWIGSAELYFQRYGIASLLVGRFIGPLRPMLPMVAGMFDMPLPRFIIVSLIAGAGWSVAYLLPGWATGAAMRLPLPEGFWPEAGVVAGALALLLGLGINSSLRNQPRATQMVAVLCLSLLIALFIGWPYLTQLDQGLMTLIQEHRSSAIDSAVVVITRLGDFRTQLMVGGLLTGLLLLARQLRPALFAGSTLLFTALANGSIKWLFARARPEVLTSPLTTYSMPSGHSSASFALFLVLAVLAGRGQPPRMRLTWLLLGSLPALSIALSRVYLGVHWPTDILAGMMLACSVCAISLSLIQLRTPLVAMPLRVWWLIVPGCVALLTFSALYALPHALVRYQY from the coding sequence ATGGGCCAATGGCTCGACAGCATGACCGGCTGGTTGACGGCAAATCCTCAATGGCTGGGGCTGGCAGTTTTTCTGGTGGCTTGTATCGAATGCCTGGCAATTGCCGGGATCATAGTGCCCGGCACCGTGCTGCTGTTCGCCATAGCAGTGCTGGCCGGCAGTGGCGCCCTGACCCTGGGCGAAACCTTGCTGCTGGGATACGTGGGCGGCATGCTCGGCGACGCGGTGTCCTACTTTCTGGGACGACGCTTCCACCAGAACATTCGACGCCTGCCGCTGCTCCGGCACCATCCTGAGTGGATCGGCAGCGCTGAGCTCTATTTCCAGCGCTATGGCATCGCCAGCCTGCTGGTCGGCCGCTTCATCGGCCCGCTGCGACCGATGCTGCCAATGGTGGCCGGAATGTTCGACATGCCGCTGCCGCGCTTCATTATTGTCAGCCTGATCGCGGGTGCTGGCTGGTCGGTCGCCTATCTCTTGCCCGGCTGGGCGACCGGGGCGGCCATGCGCTTGCCCCTGCCGGAAGGTTTCTGGCCTGAAGCGGGCGTTGTCGCCGGCGCACTGGCGTTGCTGCTGGGGCTGGGCATCAACAGCAGTCTGCGCAATCAGCCGAGGGCGACCCAAATGGTCGCGGTACTGTGCCTGAGCCTGCTTATCGCCCTGTTCATTGGCTGGCCGTATCTGACCCAGCTCGATCAAGGCTTGATGACCTTGATCCAGGAGCACCGAAGCAGTGCGATCGATAGCGCAGTGGTAGTGATCACACGGTTGGGCGATTTTCGTACCCAGCTCATGGTCGGTGGCTTGCTGACAGGGTTGTTGTTGCTGGCGCGGCAATTGCGACCAGCGCTCTTCGCCGGCTCCACCCTGCTTTTTACCGCCCTGGCCAATGGCAGCATCAAATGGCTGTTCGCCCGGGCACGCCCGGAAGTGCTGACGAGCCCGCTGACGACTTACAGCATGCCCAGCGGCCACAGCTCGGCATCCTTTGCGCTCTTTCTGGTACTGGCCGTCCTGGCAGGACGAGGACAACCGCCACGCATGCGCCTGACCTGGCTGCTGCTGGGCAGCCTGCCGGCCCTGTCGATTGCATTATCACGGGTGTATCTGGGCGTCCATTGGCCGACCGATATCCTCGCCGGCATGATGCTGGCCTGCAGCGTTTGCGCCATCAGCCTGAGCCTGATCCAGTTGCGCACGCCATTGGTTGCCATGCCGTTGCGAGTCTGGTGGCTGATCGTACCGGGCTGCGTTGCACTGCTGACATTTTCCGCCCTCTATGCACTGCCGCACGCCTTGGTGCGCTATCAGTACTAG
- the mrdA gene encoding penicillin-binding protein 2: MSQPIRLKDHEKDARLVRGRVMVGAVAVVVLICVLIARLYFLQVIQYEYHSTLSENNRVHVQPIPPTRGLIFDRNGVIVADNRPSFSLSMTRERSGDWRQVLDVIVEVLQLTPEDRTLFEKRMKQGRRPFEPVPILFELTEEQIARIAVNQFRLPGVEVVAQLVRHYPQGAHFAHSVGYVGRINEKELKTLDPVNYSGTHHIGKTGIERFYEPQLHGQVGYEEVETNARGRVLRVLKRTDPIPGKDIVLSLDIKLQEAAEAALGGRRGAIVALDPSTGEVLAMVSQPSFDPNLFVTGIGFKAYAELRDSIDRPLFNRVLRGLYPPGSTIKPAVAIAGLDSGVVTAASRVYDPGYYQLPNYDHKYRNWNRTGDGWVDLDTAIMRSNDTYFYDLAHKMGIDRLSGYMNRFGIGQKVSLDMFEESPGLMPSREWKRATRRQAWFPGETLILGIGQGYMQATPLQLAQATALIASKGKWNRPHLAKTIEGLPPVDENPMEDIVLRDKSDWNKVAHGMEQVMHGARGTARKASIGAQYRIAGKSGTAQVVAIKQGEKYDRSKVQERHRDHALFVGFAPADNPKIVVSVMVENGESGSGVAAPVVRQVMDAWLLGADGHLKPEFTSASVAEAPAREE; this comes from the coding sequence ATGTCGCAGCCGATTCGCCTAAAGGATCACGAGAAAGACGCCCGTCTGGTGCGTGGCCGCGTCATGGTCGGCGCAGTCGCGGTCGTCGTGCTGATCTGCGTGCTGATTGCCCGGCTGTATTTCCTGCAGGTGATCCAGTACGAGTATCACTCGACCCTGTCCGAGAACAATCGGGTGCATGTGCAGCCGATTCCACCGACACGTGGGCTGATATTCGACCGCAATGGGGTAATCGTTGCCGACAACCGGCCGAGCTTCAGTCTGAGCATGACGCGCGAGCGTTCGGGTGACTGGCGGCAGGTGCTCGATGTCATCGTCGAAGTCCTGCAATTAACGCCCGAAGACCGCACGCTCTTTGAAAAGCGCATGAAGCAAGGGCGCCGGCCATTCGAGCCGGTGCCGATCCTGTTCGAGCTGACCGAAGAACAGATCGCCCGGATTGCGGTCAATCAGTTCCGCCTGCCTGGCGTCGAAGTGGTGGCGCAGCTGGTTCGCCACTATCCACAGGGCGCGCATTTCGCGCATTCGGTCGGCTACGTCGGGCGGATCAACGAGAAAGAGCTCAAGACCCTCGATCCGGTCAATTACAGTGGCACCCACCACATCGGCAAGACAGGTATCGAGCGCTTCTACGAGCCGCAACTGCATGGCCAGGTGGGGTACGAAGAGGTCGAGACCAACGCCCGCGGCCGTGTGTTGCGCGTGCTCAAGCGCACCGACCCGATTCCGGGCAAGGACATCGTCCTGAGCCTGGACATCAAGTTGCAGGAAGCAGCCGAGGCTGCCCTGGGCGGTCGCCGGGGGGCGATCGTGGCGCTCGATCCGAGCACCGGGGAAGTACTGGCCATGGTCAGCCAGCCGAGCTTCGATCCCAACCTGTTCGTTACCGGCATCGGATTCAAGGCCTATGCCGAGCTGCGCGACTCGATCGACCGGCCATTGTTCAACCGGGTCCTGCGCGGTCTGTATCCACCGGGCTCGACGATCAAGCCGGCAGTGGCGATTGCCGGCCTCGACAGTGGCGTGGTCACCGCCGCTTCGCGGGTCTACGACCCGGGCTATTATCAGCTGCCCAACTACGACCACAAGTACCGAAACTGGAACCGTACCGGCGATGGCTGGGTGGACCTGGACACCGCGATCATGCGTTCCAACGACACCTACTTCTATGACCTGGCGCACAAGATGGGCATCGATCGGTTGTCCGGTTACATGAACCGTTTCGGCATCGGCCAGAAGGTCTCCCTGGATATGTTCGAAGAATCCCCCGGCTTGATGCCCTCGCGTGAATGGAAGCGGGCAACGCGGCGCCAGGCCTGGTTCCCGGGTGAAACCCTGATCCTGGGGATCGGCCAGGGTTATATGCAGGCCACTCCCCTGCAGCTGGCCCAGGCCACGGCCTTGATCGCCAGCAAGGGCAAGTGGAATCGTCCGCACCTGGCCAAGACCATCGAGGGCTTGCCGCCGGTCGACGAGAACCCGATGGAAGATATCGTGCTGCGCGACAAATCGGACTGGAACAAGGTCGCCCATGGCATGGAGCAGGTCATGCACGGTGCGCGTGGTACAGCGCGCAAGGCGTCGATCGGCGCGCAATACCGCATTGCCGGCAAGAGTGGTACCGCCCAGGTGGTGGCGATCAAGCAGGGCGAGAAATACGACCGCTCCAAGGTGCAGGAACGCCATCGCGACCACGCCTTGTTCGTCGGCTTTGCCCCGGCCGACAATCCGAAGATTGTCGTGTCGGTGATGGTCGAGAACGGCGAATCCGGCTCCGGTGTCGCTGCGCCCGTGGTGCGTCAGGTGATGGATGCCTGGCTGCTCGGCGCCGATGGACACCTCAAGCCGGAATTTACCAGCGCTTCAGTAGCGGAGGCTCCGGCCCGTGAAGAGTAA
- a CDS encoding MaoC family dehydratase, producing the protein MPQVPVAELKDYVGKELGYSEWLTIDQERINLFAEATGDYQFIHVDPVKAAQTPFGSTIAHGFLSLSLIPKLMENILVMPEGLKMVVNYGLDSVRFLQPVKVNSKVRLKVDLTEVTEKKPGQWLLKATATLEIEGEEKPAYIAEPLSLCFV; encoded by the coding sequence ATGCCCCAAGTACCCGTTGCGGAGCTCAAGGATTATGTTGGAAAGGAACTCGGATATTCCGAGTGGCTCACCATCGATCAAGAGCGCATCAATCTCTTCGCCGAAGCCACTGGCGACTACCAGTTCATCCACGTAGACCCGGTCAAAGCCGCCCAGACCCCGTTCGGCAGCACCATCGCCCATGGCTTCCTGTCCTTGTCACTGATCCCGAAACTGATGGAAAACATCCTCGTCATGCCTGAAGGCCTGAAAATGGTCGTCAACTATGGCCTGGACAGCGTTCGTTTCCTTCAGCCGGTCAAGGTCAACTCCAAAGTCCGACTCAAGGTAGACCTCACTGAGGTCACTGAGAAAAAGCCTGGCCAGTGGCTGCTCAAGGCAACCGCCACCCTGGAAATCGAAGGCGAGGAAAAACCGGCCTATATCGCCGAACCCCTGTCGCTCTGCTTCGTTTAA
- a CDS encoding glutamate-5-semialdehyde dehydrogenase — MTESVLDYMTRLGRAAREASRVIGRASTAQKNRALLAAATALDQARAELTAANELDLAAGRANGLEPAMLERLALTPARIDGMIVGLRQVASLPDPVGAIRDMSYRPSGIQVGKMRVPLGVVGIIYESRPNVTIDAASLCLKSGNATILRGGSEAIHSNRAIAACIQRGLADAGLPAAVVQVVEVTDRAAVGALISMPEYVDVIVPRGGKGLIERVSRDARVPVIKHLDGICHVYVAADADLEKAQRIAFNAKTYRYGICGAMETLLVDERVAAEFLPAMAAQFREKGVELRGCERTRQLIDAVAASEEDWHTEYLAAILSIRVVDGLDQAIEHINHYGSHHTDSIVTEHQGQARRFMAEVDSSSVMLNTPTCFADGFEYGLGAEIGISTDKLHARGPVGLEGLTCEKYVVIGDGQLRGQEPI; from the coding sequence ATGACTGAGTCCGTTCTTGACTACATGACCCGTTTGGGTCGCGCCGCCCGCGAAGCTTCGCGCGTGATCGGCCGTGCCAGCACCGCGCAGAAGAACCGCGCCCTGCTGGCCGCCGCCACTGCGTTGGATCAGGCTCGCGCCGAATTGACCGCCGCCAACGAGCTGGACCTGGCCGCAGGCCGGGCCAATGGGCTCGAGCCGGCCATGCTCGAACGTCTGGCGCTGACGCCGGCACGTATCGACGGCATGATCGTCGGTCTGCGTCAGGTAGCCAGCTTGCCGGACCCGGTCGGGGCGATCCGCGACATGAGCTACCGACCATCGGGTATCCAGGTTGGCAAGATGCGCGTGCCGCTGGGCGTCGTGGGAATCATCTACGAGTCGCGGCCGAACGTGACCATCGATGCAGCCAGCCTGTGTCTGAAGTCGGGCAACGCGACCATTCTGCGTGGCGGCTCCGAAGCGATTCACTCCAACCGCGCCATTGCCGCCTGCATCCAGCGCGGTCTGGCCGATGCCGGTCTGCCGGCCGCCGTGGTGCAAGTGGTGGAAGTGACCGATCGCGCCGCTGTCGGTGCCCTGATCAGCATGCCCGAGTACGTCGATGTGATCGTGCCGCGTGGCGGCAAGGGCCTGATCGAACGCGTCAGCCGCGATGCACGCGTGCCAGTGATCAAGCACCTGGATGGTATCTGCCACGTCTATGTAGCCGCCGATGCCGACCTGGAAAAGGCCCAGCGCATTGCCTTCAATGCCAAGACCTACCGTTACGGCATCTGCGGCGCGATGGAGACCCTGCTGGTCGATGAGCGCGTTGCTGCCGAGTTTTTGCCGGCGATGGCCGCACAATTCCGGGAGAAAGGCGTTGAGTTGCGCGGTTGCGAGCGCACCCGCCAATTGATCGATGCCGTGGCGGCCAGCGAAGAAGACTGGCACACCGAATACCTGGCGGCGATTCTGTCGATTCGGGTGGTCGATGGGCTGGACCAGGCCATCGAACACATCAACCACTATGGCTCGCACCATACGGATTCGATCGTCACCGAACACCAGGGCCAGGCCCGGCGCTTCATGGCCGAAGTCGACTCCAGTTCGGTAATGCTGAACACACCAACCTGCTTCGCCGATGGCTTCGAGTACGGTCTGGGCGCGGAAATCGGCATTTCCACGGACAAGCTGCACGCCCGTGGCCCGGTTGGCCTGGAAGGCCTGACCTGCGAGAAGTACGTGGTCATCGGCGATGGCCAGTTGCGCGGTCAGGAGCCGATCTGA
- the nadD gene encoding nicotinate-nucleotide adenylyltransferase: MASCAVRSRSDLAHHSPSASKAVPAPLARRIGVLGGTFDPVHIGHLRSALEVAEMLGLDELRLTPNARPPHRDTPQVAAMDRLAMVECAVQGVAPLTVDARELQRDKPSYTIDTLELMRAELAADDQLFLLLGWDAFCGLPTWHRWEELLQYCHILVLQRPDADIEPPDALRNLLAARSVSDPQALKGSCGQIAFVWQTPLAVSATQIRQLLASGKSVRFLVPDAVLAYIDAHGLYRASN; encoded by the coding sequence ATGGCCAGTTGCGCGGTCAGGAGCCGATCTGACTTGGCCCATCACAGCCCGTCAGCCAGCAAAGCTGTGCCCGCGCCGTTAGCTCGGCGCATTGGCGTGCTCGGCGGGACCTTCGACCCGGTGCACATCGGTCACCTGCGCAGTGCGCTGGAAGTGGCCGAAATGCTCGGGCTCGATGAGCTGCGCCTGACGCCCAACGCAAGGCCGCCACATCGGGACACGCCGCAGGTCGCGGCAATGGACCGGTTGGCAATGGTCGAATGCGCGGTGCAAGGCGTTGCGCCCTTGACGGTCGATGCCCGCGAATTGCAACGGGACAAGCCGTCTTACACCATCGACACCCTGGAGCTGATGCGGGCCGAACTGGCCGCTGACGACCAATTGTTTCTGTTGCTGGGCTGGGATGCCTTCTGTGGTTTGCCGACCTGGCATCGCTGGGAAGAGCTGCTGCAGTACTGTCATATCCTGGTGCTGCAACGACCGGATGCCGACATCGAGCCACCGGATGCCCTGCGCAACCTGTTGGCGGCGCGTTCGGTCAGTGACCCGCAGGCCCTCAAGGGCTCCTGCGGGCAGATTGCATTCGTCTGGCAGACACCCCTGGCGGTGTCGGCCACCCAGATCCGTCAACTGCTGGCCAGCGGGAAGTCGGTACGTTTCCTGGTGCCTGACGCGGTACTGGCCTACATCGATGCGCACGGTCTGTACCGTGCGTCGAACTGA
- a CDS encoding LrgB family protein, whose translation MDWQGALDSVVHHPLFGIGITLGAYQLVLAAYEKTRWIFLQPVLVSMLLVIGVLLGCGLTYAEYRKSTEILSILLGPATVALAVPLYLNLRRIRQLFWPTFTTLVVGGVVATGACLLLGWWFGAEHMILMTMAPKSVTSPIAMLVAEQMGGVAALAAVFVLITGVIGAIFGPAVLSRCGVHSPAARGMALGMTAHAVGTSVALQEGEECGAFAALAMSLMGVATAVFLPLAVSLIA comes from the coding sequence CTGGATTGGCAAGGTGCGCTCGACTCGGTCGTCCACCATCCCCTGTTCGGCATCGGTATTACCCTGGGGGCTTATCAGCTGGTGCTTGCGGCGTATGAAAAGACCCGCTGGATTTTTCTGCAGCCGGTGCTGGTTTCGATGCTGTTGGTCATCGGCGTACTGCTGGGTTGTGGCCTGACTTACGCCGAATACCGAAAAAGCACCGAGATTCTCAGCATTTTGCTCGGGCCGGCCACAGTGGCGCTGGCGGTTCCGCTCTACCTCAACTTGCGCCGCATCCGTCAGTTGTTCTGGCCAACTTTTACTACGCTGGTAGTGGGAGGTGTGGTGGCTACAGGGGCCTGCCTGTTGCTGGGCTGGTGGTTTGGTGCCGAACACATGATTCTCATGACCATGGCGCCAAAGTCGGTGACTTCGCCAATTGCCATGCTGGTGGCTGAGCAGATGGGGGGTGTCGCGGCATTGGCGGCGGTGTTTGTGCTGATCACGGGCGTGATCGGTGCCATCTTCGGTCCTGCTGTGTTGTCCCGTTGTGGTGTTCATAGCCCGGCAGCCCGGGGCATGGCGCTGGGCATGACTGCTCATGCCGTCGGCACGTCCGTGGCGTTGCAGGAGGGAGAGGAGTGCGGGGCGTTCGCCGCCCTGGCAATGAGCCTGATGGGTGTCGCCACCGCCGTCTTCCTGCCATTGGCCGTAAGCCTGATTGCCTAA
- a CDS encoding CidA/LrgA family protein, with protein MLLRGLTWLVLFQLLGTAINHLFLSVLPGPIIGLVLLLAYLMIRGEVGAPLNEASSSLLRYLPLLLVPPAVGVMVHAADIAADFWAIAGALVLSLLISVAFAGVLMQKLITRQARREERS; from the coding sequence ATGCTGTTACGCGGTTTGACGTGGCTGGTGCTGTTCCAATTGCTCGGCACGGCGATCAATCATCTATTTCTCTCGGTGTTGCCGGGCCCGATCATCGGTCTCGTGTTGCTCCTGGCCTACCTCATGATCCGCGGTGAAGTGGGAGCGCCATTGAACGAAGCCTCTTCGAGCCTGTTGCGCTACCTGCCGCTGTTGCTGGTACCGCCGGCGGTCGGGGTGATGGTCCATGCCGCCGACATTGCCGCGGACTTCTGGGCCATCGCCGGGGCACTGGTGCTCTCGTTGCTGATATCGGTCGCCTTTGCCGGGGTCTTGATGCAAAAGTTGATCACGCGTCAGGCGCGCCGAGAGGAGCGCTCATGA
- a CDS encoding DNA-3-methyladenine glycosylase: MRDKPCALPWHDARQLPDDFFDRDAQVLAKELLGKVIRHRHGPYWLSARIIETEAYYCAEKGSHASLGYTEKRKALFLDGGHIYMYYARGGDSLNFSAQGPGNAVLIKAGYPWLDQYSDSNSLAQMQLNNPDASGNPRPIERLCAGQTLLCKALGLKVPAWDAKRFDPEQLFVEDRGIIVQRIIQTTRLGIPSGRDEHLMYRFVDADFARHSTRNPLRRGQVEGRDYILLAQGN, encoded by the coding sequence ATGCGCGACAAGCCCTGCGCCCTGCCTTGGCATGACGCTCGACAGCTGCCCGACGATTTTTTTGACCGTGACGCCCAGGTTCTGGCCAAGGAGCTGCTCGGCAAAGTCATCCGTCATCGTCATGGCCCGTATTGGCTTTCAGCACGCATCATCGAGACCGAAGCTTATTATTGCGCCGAAAAAGGCAGCCACGCCTCCCTCGGCTATACGGAAAAGCGTAAGGCGCTGTTTCTGGACGGCGGCCACATCTATATGTACTACGCCCGTGGTGGCGATTCGCTTAACTTTAGCGCCCAAGGGCCGGGCAACGCGGTATTGATCAAGGCAGGCTACCCTTGGCTCGATCAATACAGCGACAGCAACAGCCTGGCGCAGATGCAATTGAACAACCCCGACGCCAGCGGCAATCCGCGCCCGATCGAACGGCTGTGTGCGGGCCAGACCTTGCTGTGCAAGGCGCTGGGCCTGAAAGTGCCGGCCTGGGACGCCAAACGCTTCGACCCCGAGCAACTGTTCGTCGAAGACCGCGGCATTATCGTTCAACGCATTATCCAAACCACGCGCCTGGGTATACCGAGCGGTCGCGACGAACACTTGATGTACCGTTTCGTCGACGCAGACTTTGCCCGTCACTCTACCCGCAACCCCTTGCGACGGGGACAGGTCGAAGGTCGCGACTACATTTTACTGGCACAAGGAAACTGA
- the rlmH gene encoding 23S rRNA (pseudouridine(1915)-N(3))-methyltransferase RlmH, translated as MRLRLIAVGSRMPKWVEDGWHEYAKRLPSELALELVEIPLNTRGKNADVARLIRQEGEAMLAKVQPGERIVTLEVHGKPWSTEQLAVELDRWRLDSRTVNFMVGGPEGLAPEVCARSEQRWSLSPLTLPHPLVRILIGEQLYRAWTVLSGHPYHK; from the coding sequence GTGCGCCTGCGCCTGATCGCGGTCGGTTCGCGCATGCCCAAGTGGGTGGAAGACGGCTGGCATGAATATGCCAAGCGTCTGCCCTCCGAGCTGGCACTGGAACTGGTGGAAATCCCGCTCAATACCCGTGGCAAGAATGCCGACGTGGCCCGCCTGATTCGTCAGGAGGGTGAGGCCATGCTGGCCAAGGTCCAGCCGGGGGAACGGATCGTCACGCTCGAGGTCCATGGCAAGCCCTGGAGTACCGAGCAACTGGCGGTCGAGCTGGACCGCTGGCGGCTGGATTCGCGTACCGTGAACTTCATGGTCGGCGGCCCCGAGGGGCTGGCGCCGGAAGTCTGTGCGCGCAGCGAGCAGCGCTGGTCGCTGTCGCCGCTGACCTTGCCACACCCGCTGGTACGGATACTCATCGGTGAGCAGTTGTATCGCGCCTGGACCGTCCTGTCCGGGCACCCTTATCACAAATAA